A genomic stretch from Microtus pennsylvanicus isolate mMicPen1 chromosome 11, mMicPen1.hap1, whole genome shotgun sequence includes:
- the LOC142859468 gene encoding olfactory receptor 2Y1B-like, giving the protein MGTFNSSLDKAFFLVGFSDWPHLEPVFFVFISIFYSLTLFGNTIIIALSRTDVRLHTPMYFFLSHLSFLDLCYTSSTVPQLLINLHGLDRTISYGRCVAQLLIFLALASTECVLLGVMAFDRYAAVCRPLHYTTIMHPQLCQALAISSWVGGLVNSVIQTSLMMAMPLCSHRLNHFFCEMPIFLKLVCEETKRTEAKMFVARTIVLVLPATLILGSYAQIARAVLKIKSMAGRRKAFGTCGSHMLVVSLFYGSAIYTYLQPKGSYSESEGKFVALFYTIITPMLNPLIYILRNKDVKGALWKVLGRATDSE; this is encoded by the coding sequence ATGGGAACTTTCAACTCCAGTTTAGACAAGGCCTTCTTTTTAGTGGGCTTCTCAGATTGGCCTCATCTGGAACCTgtcttttttgtctttatttcaattttctactCCTTAACTCTCTTCGGCAACACTATCATCATTGCTCTCTCCCGAACAGATGTTCGAttacacacacccatgtacttcttcctctcccacctctccttcctGGACCTCTGCTACACCAGCAGCACTGTGCCCCAGCTCCTGATCAACCTCCATGGACTTGACAGGACCATCAGTTATGGAAGGTGCGTAGCCCAGCTCCTTATTTTCcttgctctggcttccacagagtGTGTGCTCTTGGGGGTCATGGCCTTTGACCGCTATGCAGCTGTGTGCCGTCCACTCCACTACACCACCATTATGCACCCTCAGCTGTGTCAAGCATTGGCCATTTCCTCCTGGGTAGGGGGACTTGTGAACTCTGTGATCCAGACAAGTCTAATGATGGCCATGCCTCTCTGTAGCCATCGGCTGAATCACTTCTTCTGTGAGATGCCCATATTCCTAAAATTGGTttgtgaagaaacaaaaagaacagaggcCAAGATGTTTGTAGCTCGAACAATAGTCTTGGTCCTCCCTGCAACACTAATTCTAGGCTCCTATGCACAGATTGCCAGGGCAGTGCTGAAGATCAAGTCAATGGCTGGACGCAGAAAGGCTTTTGGAACTTGCGGCTCCCACATGCTGGTGGTCTCTCTGTTTTATGGCTCGGCCATCTACACATACTTACAACCGAAGGGCAGCTATTCTGAGAGTGAGGGAAAGTTCGTTGCTCTTTTTTATACCATCATCACCCCCATGCTCAACCCTCTGATTTACATACTGAGGAACAAGGATGTGAAGGGGGCCCTGTGGAAGGTGCTAGGAAGAGCCACAGATTCGGAGTAA